In Oryza brachyantha chromosome 2, ObraRS2, whole genome shotgun sequence, a single window of DNA contains:
- the LOC102718432 gene encoding zinc finger transcription factor YY1, translating into MQAAARRPHRWVKEWVPQDLVVAGGPCALYKWVREDRLSALKSRDKEEGAEVAKPEPTTEVLFLCSYEGCGKTFFDAGALRKHAHVHGERQYVCHYDGCGKKFLDSSKLKRHFLIHTGEKNFVCPHEGCGKAFSLDFNLKAHMKTHSADNYHVCKYPECARRFTQESKLRAHIKQQHEKGGLQNPGGSATNRSAPVDHSHHNNTLKPPVAPPAPSADRPYVCPYDGCAKAYIHEYKLNLHLKKEHPNHYQDAGAQTASSKSHMSKRRKKPVLTTKMPLPKIPKRRGYTAPYQPVSVVEEHQWPNNNVLYEDDSEETEEEGENAEDGARYRAASSDDDEETEDEE; encoded by the exons ATGCAGGCCGCGGCACGCCGCCCGCACCGATGGGTCAAGGAGTG GGTTCCGCAGGAtctggtcgtcgccggcgggccgTGCGCTCTCTACAAGTGGGTGCGAG AGGATAGGTTGTCTGCTCTCAAATCCAGAGATAAGGAAGAAGGAGCAGAAGTTGCAAAACCTGAACCAACCACTGAGGTTCTTTTCCTGTGCAGCTATGAGGGCTGTGGGAAAACTTTTTTTGATGCAGGGGCTCTTAGGAAACATGCTCATGTTCACGGGGAGAGGCAGTATGTATGTCACTACGATGGTTGTGGCAAG AAATTTTTAGACAGCTCTAAGCTGAAGAGGCATTTTCTTATTCATACTGGAGAGAAGAACTTTGTCTGCCCTCATGAAGGCTGTGGAAAG GCTTTCTCAttagattttaatttaaaggCACACATGAAAACACATTCTGCGGATAATTATCATGTGTGCAAGTACCCAGAATGTGCTCGAAGGTTTACACAGGAATCAAAACTAAGAGCTCATATCAAGCAACAGCATGAAAAG GGTGGCCTCCAGAATCCAGGTGGATCTGCAACGAACCGCAGTGCTCCAGTAGACCACTCCCATCATAACAACACATTGAAACCACCAGTAGCTCCACCAGCTCCCTCAGCTGATCGCCCTTACGTCTGCCCTTATGATGGATGTGCCAAGGCATATATTCATGAGTATAAACTTAACCTTCATCTGAAGAAAGAGCATCCCAATCACTACCAGGATGCCGGTGCGCAAACCGCCTCTTCGAAGAGCCACATGTCAAAGCGAAGAAAGAAGCCGGTCCTGACAACCAAAATGCCACTGCCCAAGATCCCTAAGAGGAGGGGTTACACAGCACCATACCAACCTGTCAGTGTCGTCGAGGAGCACCAGTGGCCAAATAATAATGTCCTGTACGAGGACGATAGTGAGGAGACTGAGGAAGAGGGAGAAAACGCCGAGGACGGGGCGAGGTACAGAGCTGCTAgcagcgacgacgatgagGAGACCGAAGATGAAGAATGA
- the LOC102718715 gene encoding transmembrane 9 superfamily member 1-like has product MASAGGAFLSAAAAVLLLVTVSLLPLAAASDSDHKYQVEEKVMLWVNKVGPYNNPQETYNYYSLPFCHPSDNPVHKWGGLGEVLGGNELIDSQIDIKFGRDVDKDTICSMELDPDKAKQLSDAIESSYWFEFFIDDLPLWGFVGEADRNNDNKYFLFTHKNIVIRYNGNQIIHVNLTQESPKLIDAGKALDMTYSVKWEPTNVTFAHRFDVYLDYPFFEHQIHWFSIFNSFMMVIFLTGLVSMILMRTLRNDYAKYARDDDDLETLERDVSEESGWKLVHGDVFRPPRSLALLSALVGIGTQLAALILLVILLAIIGMLYIGRGAIVTTFIVCYALTSFISGYVSGALYSRHGGKNWIKAMIMTASLFPFMCFGIGLVLNTIAIFYRSLAAIPFGTMVVVFILWAFISFPLALLGTVVGRNWSGAPNNPCRVKTIPRPIPDKKWYLTPSVIALMGGLLPFGSIFIEMYFVFTSFWNYKVYYVYGFMLLVFLILIIVTICVTIVGTYFLLNAENYHWQWTSFFSAASTAVYVYLYSVYYYHVKTKMSGFFQTSFYFGYTLMFCLGLGTLCGAVGYLGSTLFVRRIYRNIKCD; this is encoded by the exons AtggcctccgccggcggcgccttcctctccgccgccgccgccgttctcctcctcgtcaccgtctccctcctccccctcgccgccgcctccgactCCGACCACAAG TACCAAGTGGAGGAGAAGGTTATGCTCTGGGTCAACAAGGTTGGCCCGTACAACAACCCGCAGGAAACTTACAACTATTACAGCCTCCCGTTTTGCCATCCATCCGATAACCCCGTGCACAAATGGGGAGGGCTTGGGGAGGTCCTCGGAGGAAATGAGCTGATCGATAGCCAGATCGACATAAAATTCGGAA GGGATGTTGACAAGGACACCATTTGTTCAATGGAACTTGATCCTGACAAGGCCAAGCAATTATCTGACGCGATTGAGAGCTCATACTGGTTCGAATTCTTCATTG ATGATTTGCCTCTATGGG GTTTTGTTGGAGAGGCAGATAGAAATAATGACAACAAATATTTCCTTTTCACTCACAAGAATATTGTCATCAGATACAATGGCAATCAG ATTATTCATGTTAATCTTACTCAAGAAAGTCCAAAGCTTATTGATGCGGGTAAGGCATTGGATATGACCTATTCTGTCAAGTGGGAACCTACCAATGTAACTTTTGCTCATCGGTTTGACGTATACCTTGACTACCCTTTCTTTGAACATCAG ATTCATTGGTTCTCAATCTTCAATTCTTTCATGATGGTTATCTTCCTCACTGGGCTAGTGTCAATGATTTTGATGCGCACTCTAAGAAATGACTATGCAAAGTATGCccgtgatgatgatgatctcGAAACTCTG GAAAGAGATGTTAGTGAAGAATCTGGATGGAAGCTTGTACATGGGGATGTTTTCCGACCTCCTCGCAGTTTAGCTCTTCTTTCAGCCCTTGTTGGTATTGGCACACAATTGGCCGCTCTTATTCTGCTTGTGATTTTGTTGGCAATCATTGGAATGTTGTACATTGG GCGAGGAGCTATTGTCACAACATTCATTGTTTGTTATGCCCTTACTTCATTCATCTCTGGATATGTCAGTGGTGCACTCTATTCGCGGCATGGGG GGAAAAACTGGATCAAGGCAATGATTATGACAGCATCGCTATTCCCATTTATGTGCTTTGGAATTGGCCTAGTGCTTAATACAATTGCTATATTCTACCGATCATTAGCTGCCATACCATTCGGAACAATGGTGGTCGTGTTCATCCTGTGGGCCTTCATATCTTTCCCTCTTGCTCTTTTGGGAACTGTTGTTGGTAGAAACTGGAGTGGAGCTCCAAATAATCCATGCAGAGTAAAGACTATTCCTCGCCCTATCCCTGACAAGAAATGGTACCTCACACCTTCTGTCATTGCCCTCATGGGAGGACTGCTTCCTTTTGGTAGCATCTTCATTGAGATGTACTTTGTCTTCACATCATTTTGGAATTACAAG GTGTACTATGTATATGGGTTCATGTTGCTGGTCTTTTTGATCCTCATTATTGTTACCATCTGTGTAACAATTGTTGGTACTTATTTCCTGCTAAATGCGGAGAACTACCACTGGCAATGGACTTCATTCTTCTCCGCTGCTTCCACAGCAGTGTATGTTTACCTCTACTCAGTATATTATTACCATGTGAAGACCAAGATGTCAGGGTTCTTCCAGACAAGCTTCTACTTCGGTTACACTCTTATGTTCTGCCTAGGTTTAGGAACACTTTGCG GTGCTGTTGGGTATCTTGGATCAACACTCTTTGTGAGAAGAATCTACAGGAACATAAAGTGTGACTAA
- the LOC121053198 gene encoding putative pentatricopeptide repeat-containing protein At5g40405, whose protein sequence is MPARHRRLRSLLPWLRAAPSAGAAFSTAPSRGCPLHAALAHRGAPAAAALALYSRIRAAEPPTPFTFSLLLAALASSPSAGCERLAARLAHAQAFKCGALAHPVVTNCLLKLYCSLGLLGHARRVFDSGAALDVVSWNTMVSGYGKGGDLVAAREVFGRMPERNLVSWSAMVDACVRAGEFGEALRVFDRMMTERFRPDVVVLVSALKACAHLGAVERGRWVHGYLETESFGGRPANVLLETALVDMYCKCGCLEEAWRVFHGVQQGDVVLWNAMIGGLAMNGYGQRALELFRKMVHKGFMPNESTFIVVLCACTHTGRVDEGKEIFDSMQNYGIKPQREHYGCLADLLGRAGCVEEAEALLLDMPMEPQASQWGALMSSCQMHNDINVGERVGKRLIELEPDDGGRYVVLFNLYAINGRWEEARAIRQMMEERGAKKETGLSFIEWNGLVHEFMSGDTRHPQTRKIYALLEDIERRLQLIGYVKDTSQVIMDMDDEEDKGITISYHSERLALAFGILNIPQGIPIRIVKNLRVCRDCHVHSKLVSKIYQREIIVRDRHRFHVFCDGVCSCNDYW, encoded by the coding sequence ATGcccgcgcgccaccgccgcctccgctccctcctcccctggCTCCGGGCCGCGCcttccgccggcgccgcattCTCCACGGCGCCCTCCCGAGGCTGCCCGCTCCACGCCGCGCTCGCCCACCGGGgcgcccccgcggcggcggccctggCCCTCTACTCCCGCATCCGCGCAGCGGAGCCGCCCACCCCGTTCaccttctccctcctcctcgccgccctcgcgtcgtccccctccgccggctgcgagcgcctcgccgcgcgcctcgCCCACGCGCAGGCGTTCAAGTGCGGTGCGCTCGCGCACCCCGTCGTCACCAACTGCCTCCTCAAGCTCTACTGCTCGCTGGGCCTCCTCGGCCACGCGCGCAGGGTGTTCGACTCCGGTGCCGCGCTGGACGTCGTCTCGTGGAACACGATGGTGTCTGGGTACGGCAAAGGCGGCGACCTGGTGGCTGCGCGGGAGGTGTTTGGCAGAATGCCCGAGAGGAACCTGGTGTCTTGGAGCGCCATGGTggatgcgtgcgtgcgcgccgGGGAGTTTGGAGAGGCTCTAAGGGTGTTCGATCGGATGATGACGGAGAGATTCAGGCCAGATGTGGTGGTGCTGGTGAGCGCGCTCAAGGCATGCGCGCATCTTGGCGCGGTTGAGAGGGGCCGCTGGGTTCATGGTTATTTGGAAACAGAGAGTTTTGGAGGCAGGCCTGCAAATGTCCTGCTCGAAACGGCGCTTGTGGATATGTATTGCAAATGTGGGTGCCTGGAGGAGGCATGGCGAGTCTTCCATGGAGTTCAACAAGGCGATGTGGTGTTGTGGAACGCGATGATCGGTGGGCTTGCGATGAATGGATATGGTCAGCGTGCACTTGAATTGTTCCGGAAGATGGTTCATAAGGGTTTCATGCCAAATGAATCGACGTTCATTGTTGTTTTATGTGCATGCACACATACAGGGCGTGTGGATGAGGGCAAAGAGATTTTCGATTCCATGCAGAATTATGGCATTAAACCACAAAGGGAGCACTACGGATGCTTAGCTGATCTCCTTGGCCGTGCAGGATGTGTGGAAGAAGCTGAAGCTCTTTTACTGGACATGCCAATGGAGCCACAGGCTTCCCAATGGGGTGCACTCATGTCATCATGCCAAATGCACAATGACATTAATGTGGGTGAGCGTGTGGGTAAGCGGCTTATTGAGCTAGAGCCAGATGATGGTGGCCGTTATGTTGTTCTATTTAACCTGTATGCTATCAATGGTCGATGGGAAGAAGCAAGAGCCATTCGGCAGATGATGGAGGAAAGGGGAGCCAAGAAAGAAACTGGTTTGAGCTTCATAGAGTGGAACGGTTTAGTCCATGAATTTATGTCTGGGGATACAAGACATCCCCAGACAAGGAAAATCTATGCGTTATTGGAAGATATAGAGAGGAGATTGCAACTGATTGGTTATGTCAAGGATACAAGCCAAGTGATTATGGACATGGATGATGAGGAAGATAAGGGCATTACCATATCCTACCACAGTGAGAGGCTGGCATTAGCATTTGGTATCTTGAATATTCCCCAGGGCATTCCTATTCGTATTGTCAAGAACCTCCGAGTGTGCCGTGATTGTCATGTGCATTCCAAGCTTGTCTCCAAGATATACCAGCGTGAGATCATTGTGCGTGATCGCCATCGTTTCCACGTGTTCTGTGATGGAGTATGCTCCTGCAATGACTATTGGTGA
- the LOC121053493 gene encoding uncharacterized protein LOC121053493, which produces MKPSPSTVAAFYATLARGLDELDRSLSSTEFVSLASLRAALGLIRAAHAGLARLVGSLHLPGGAAWLDEYMDETSRLCDACRALRVGAAGIEGYSDSASRLASALRAASASPSPSAAHLSFEVTRAMSACRRDAMAIREENRVLVETRAEALALRLAETVPPDAKFTGFNGFRGVLCATRMLTSFLLTLLSWGVLHYWPDAAAATDCGAYFGAAFASALARAQQRAAAEAARAAAAAAAAHSAAGGGAMMLEFRRARAAVEQARDATDRAGDAAAEVALRADALRSGCEDVIALIDDLFDEVAEGRKKLLDLCSGGN; this is translated from the exons AtgaagccgtcgccgtcgacggtggcggcgttcTACGCGACGCTGGCGCGGGGGCTGGACGAGCTGGACAGGTCGCTGTCGTCGACGGAGTTCGTGTCGCTGGCGTCGCTGCGGGCGGCGCTGGGGCTCATCAGGGCGGCGCATGCGGGGCTGGCGCGGCTCGTCGGGTCGCTCCacctccccggcggcgccgcctggCTGGACGAGTACATGGACGAGACCTCCCGCCTCTGCGACGCCTGCCGCGCGCtccgcgtcggcgccgccggcatcGAGGGCTACTCCGACTCCGCCTcccgcctcgcctccgccctccgcgccgcctccgcctccccctccccctccgccgcccacCTCTCCTTCGAG GTGACGAGGGCGATGTCGGCGTGCAGGAGGGACGCCATGGCGATCAGGGAGGAGAACAGGGTGCTGGTGGAGACGCGCGCGGAGGCGCTGGCGCTCCGCCTCGCCGAGACCGTCCCGCCCGACGCCAAGTTCACCGGCTTCAACGGCTTCCGCGGCGTGCTCTGCGCCACCAGGATGCTCACCTCCTTCCTCCTTACCCTCCTCTCCTGGGGCGTCCTCCACTACtggcccgacgccgccgccgccacggacTGCGGCGCCTACTTCGGCGCCGCGTTCGCGTCggcgctcgcccgcgcgcaGCAGCGCGCCGCGGCAGAGGCCGccagagcggcggcggcggcggcggccgcgcacTCCGCCGCCGGGGGCGGCGCGATGATGCTCGAGTTCCGGCGCGCCAGGGCGGCGGTCGAGCAGGCCAGGGACGCCACGGACAgggccggcgacgcggcggcggaggttgCCCTGCGCGCCGACGCGCTGAGGTCCGGGTGCGAGGACGTCATCGCCCTGATCGACGACCTGTTCGACGAGGTCGccgaggggaggaagaagctCCTCGACCTCTGCAGCGGCGGCAACTAA